Proteins encoded together in one Hevea brasiliensis isolate MT/VB/25A 57/8 chromosome 16, ASM3005281v1, whole genome shotgun sequence window:
- the LOC110635995 gene encoding PH, RCC1 and FYVE domains-containing protein 1 isoform X2 has translation MVYFHIMESRDLTSNSASDSSISVTRDISSPDISVSFNPSTSPRSFRPENSPNSDRSHVASDNTNMQVKGSGSDAFRVSVSSAPSTSSHGSAPDDCDALGDVYIWGEVICDNTVKVGTDKNANYLSTRADVLLPRPLESNVVLDVHHIACGVRHAALVTRQGEVFTWGEESGGRLGHGVGKDVIQPRLIESLAVSTVDFVACGEFHSCAVTMAGELYTWGDGTHNAGLLGHGTDVSHWIPKRISGPLEGLQVASVTCGPWHTALVTSTGQLFTFGDGTFGVLGHGDRENVAYPREVESLSGLRTIAVACGVWHTAAVVEVIVTQSSASVSSGKLFTWGDGDKNRLGHGDKEPRLKPTCVPALIDYNFHKIACGHSLTVGLTTLGHVFAMGSTVYGQLGNPYADGKLPCLVEDKLSGESVEEIACGAYHVAVLTSRNEVYTWGKGANGRLGHADVEDRKTPTPVEALKDRHVKYIACGANYTAAICLHKWVSGAEQSQCSSCRQAFGFTRKRHNCYNCGLVHCHSCSSRKATRAALAPNPGKPYRVCDSCFVKLNKVSEASNHNRRNSVPRLSGENKDRLDKAEIRLSKSALPSNMDLIKQLDSKAAKQGKKADTFSLVRSSQAPSLLQLKDVVLSSAVDLRAKVPKPVLTPSGVSSRSVSPFSRRPSPPRSATPVPTTSGLSFSKSITDSLKKTNELLNQEVLKLRAQVESLRQRCEFQELELQKSAKKVQDAMALAAEESSKSKAAKDVIKLLTAQLKDMAERLPPGVYDAENMRPAYLTNGLEPNGIHYADANGERHSRSDSISGTSLAFPTGIDSTLSNGAQGLAPSFRDPIPTNGKDNPPDARLPNGGGNVQSISIVSESVDGKESRSLHDGENGVTLRDSALVASSNQVEAEWIEQYEPGVYITLVALRDGTRDLKRVRFSRRRFGEHQAETWWSENREKVYEKYNVRGSDKSSVSSQAARRSEGAMSSSSQS, from the exons ATGGTTTATTTTCACATTATG GAAAGTAGAGACTTGACGTCAAATAGTGCAAGTGACAGTTCCATTAGTGTTACACGAGATATTAGTTCTCCAGATATTTCTGTCAGTTTTAATCCAAGTACTTCTCCAAGGAGTTTTCGGCCTGAGAATTCTCCAAATTCTGATCGGTCACATGTAGCATCAGACAACACAAATATGCAAGTTAAAGGATCTGGTTCAGATGCTTTTCGGGTTAGTGTTTCCAGTGCCCCAAGCACTTCCAGTCATGGTTCTGCACCAGATGATTGTGATGCtttaggtgatgtatacataTGGGGTGAGGTCATATGTGATAATACTGTAAAGGTGGGGACTGATAAGAATGCTAATTATTTGAGCACTAGAGCAGATGTGCTTCTCCCTAGACCATTAGAGTCTAATGTAGTTTTAGATGTGCATCATATAGCCTGTGGGGTAAGGCATGCAGCATTGGTCACAAGGCAAGGCGAAGTTTTTACATGGGGTGAAGAATCTGGTGGACGGCTTGGCCATGGTGTAGGCAAGGATGTTATTCAACCTCGTCTGATTGAATCTTTGGCAGTTTCTACTGTAGATTTCGTAGCATGTGGAGAATTTCATAGTTGTGCTGTTACAATGGCTGGAGAACTCTATACATGGGGAGATGGCACGCATAATGCTGGGCTTCTTGGTCATGGCACTGATGTCAGTCACTGGATACCTAAGAGAATCTCAGGTCCACTTGAGGGACTTCAGGTTGCTTCAGTAACTTGCGGTCCATGGCATACAGCCTTGGTAACATCAACAGGGCAGCTTTTTACATTTGGTGATGGAACATTTGGTGTTTTGGGCCATGGTGACCGAGAAAATGTTGCATATCCTAGAGAAGTAGAATCTCTTTCAGGGTTGAGGACTATTGCTGTTGCATGTGGGGTGTGGCATACTGCTGCTGTAGTGGAGGTTATTGTTACACAATCTAGTGCTAGTGTTTCATCTGGGAAATTGTTTACTTGGGGTGATGGAGACAAAAATCGACTTGGACATGGAGACAAGGAACCTCGGCTTAAACCTACATGTGTGCCAGCATTAATTGATTACAATTTTCACAAAATTGCCTGTGGGCATAGTTTAACTGTTGGCTTGACCACATTAGGACATGTCTTTGCAATGGGGAGTACTGTTTATGGTCAACTTGGGAATCCTTATGCTGATGGGAAGCTACCTTGCTTGGTAGAGGATAAGCTTTCTGGAGAATCCGTTGAAGAAATTGCCTGTGGTGCATATCATGTTGCGGTTTTAACATCGAGGAATGAAGTTTACACATGGGGAAAGGGTGCCAACGGGAGGTTAGGCCATGCAGATGTTGAAGATCGTAAAACACCAACTCCAGTTGAAGCTTTGAAGGACAGACATGTGAAGTATATTGCTTGTGGGGCAAATTACACTGCTGCTATATGTCTTCATAAATGGGTATCTGGTGCTGAGCAGTCACAGTGCTCATCATGTAGACAAGCTTTTGGGTTCACGAGAAAGAGGCATAACTGCTATAATTGTGGACTTGTGCACTGCCATTCATGCAGTTCCAGAAAGGCAACAAGAGCAGCCTTAGCTCCTAATCCTGGCAAACCATATCGTGTCTGTGATTCTTGTTTTGTGAAATTAAACAAGGTATCAGAGGCTAGTAATCATAATAGGAGAAATTCTGTCCCTCGTCTTTCAGGTGAAAACAAAGATAGGTTGGACAAGGCTGAAATAAGGCTTTCAAAGTCTGCATTGCCTTCAAATATGGATTTAATTAAGCAGTTAGATAGCAAAGCAGCCAAACAAGGAAAGAAAGCTGATACGTTCTCCCTTGTTCGCTCCTCTCAAGCACCCTCTTTGTTACAGCTAAAAGATGTTGTATTGTCCAGTGCTGTTGATCTGCGAGCAAAAGTTCCAAAACCTGTTCTTACACCATCAGGAGTAAGTTCCAGGTCTGTGTCACCTTTCTCAAGGAGACCTAGCCCCCCGCGTTCTGCTACGCCTGTTCCAACAACATCAGGACTGTCATTTTCAAAAAGTATAACGGATAGTTTGAAGAAGACAAATGAGCTTTTGAATCAAGAAGTGCTTAAGTTGCGTGCACAG GTTGAGAGCCTAAGACAAAGATGTGAGTTCCAAGAATTAGAGCTTCAGAAATCAGCAAAGAAGGTACAAGATGCAATGGCATTAGCTGCAGAAGAATCTTCCAAATCTAAAGCTGCAAAAGATGTTATAAAGTTGCTTACTGCACAG CTGAAGGATATGGCTGAGAGGCTGCCACCTGGCGTATATGATGCTGAGAACATGAGGCCGGCTTACCTAACAAATGGTTTGGAGCCAAATGGTATTCATTATGCTGATGCAAATGGAGAGAGGCATTCGAGATCTGATTCCATCAGTGGAACTTCCTTGGCCTTCCCCACTGGAATTGACTCTACTTTGTCAAATGGAGCCCAGGGTCTAGCTCCTTCATTCCGGGATCCAATTCCAACCAATGGAAAGGATAACCCTCCAGATGCAAGACTTCCCAATGGTGGTGGAAATGTTCAGTCAATTAGTATTGTGTCAGAGTCTGTTGATGGGAAGGAATCTAGATCTCTTCATGATGGTGAGAATGGTGTGACATTAAGGGATTCAGCATTAGTTGCCAGCAGTAATC
- the LOC110635995 gene encoding PH, RCC1 and FYVE domains-containing protein 1 isoform X1, whose protein sequence is MADLVSYGNAERDIEQALIALKKGAQLLKYGRKGKPKFCPFRLSNDETTLIWISSSGERSLKLASVSKIIPGQRTAVFQRYLRPEKDYLSFSLIYNNGKRSLDLICKDKVEAEVWIAGLKALISSGQGGRSKIDGWSDGGLYLDESRDLTSNSASDSSISVTRDISSPDISVSFNPSTSPRSFRPENSPNSDRSHVASDNTNMQVKGSGSDAFRVSVSSAPSTSSHGSAPDDCDALGDVYIWGEVICDNTVKVGTDKNANYLSTRADVLLPRPLESNVVLDVHHIACGVRHAALVTRQGEVFTWGEESGGRLGHGVGKDVIQPRLIESLAVSTVDFVACGEFHSCAVTMAGELYTWGDGTHNAGLLGHGTDVSHWIPKRISGPLEGLQVASVTCGPWHTALVTSTGQLFTFGDGTFGVLGHGDRENVAYPREVESLSGLRTIAVACGVWHTAAVVEVIVTQSSASVSSGKLFTWGDGDKNRLGHGDKEPRLKPTCVPALIDYNFHKIACGHSLTVGLTTLGHVFAMGSTVYGQLGNPYADGKLPCLVEDKLSGESVEEIACGAYHVAVLTSRNEVYTWGKGANGRLGHADVEDRKTPTPVEALKDRHVKYIACGANYTAAICLHKWVSGAEQSQCSSCRQAFGFTRKRHNCYNCGLVHCHSCSSRKATRAALAPNPGKPYRVCDSCFVKLNKVSEASNHNRRNSVPRLSGENKDRLDKAEIRLSKSALPSNMDLIKQLDSKAAKQGKKADTFSLVRSSQAPSLLQLKDVVLSSAVDLRAKVPKPVLTPSGVSSRSVSPFSRRPSPPRSATPVPTTSGLSFSKSITDSLKKTNELLNQEVLKLRAQVESLRQRCEFQELELQKSAKKVQDAMALAAEESSKSKAAKDVIKLLTAQLKDMAERLPPGVYDAENMRPAYLTNGLEPNGIHYADANGERHSRSDSISGTSLAFPTGIDSTLSNGAQGLAPSFRDPIPTNGKDNPPDARLPNGGGNVQSISIVSESVDGKESRSLHDGENGVTLRDSALVASSNQVEAEWIEQYEPGVYITLVALRDGTRDLKRVRFSRRRFGEHQAETWWSENREKVYEKYNVRGSDKSSVSSQAARRSEGAMSSSSQS, encoded by the exons ATGGCAGATCTTGTTAGCTATGGTAATGCCGAACGTGACATCGAGCAg GCATTAATTGCTTTGAAGAAGGGTGCTCAACTTCTGAAATATGGTCGTAAAGGAAAGCCTAAGTTTTGTCCATTTAGACTTTCTAAT GATGAAACAACTTTGATCTGGATTTCAAGTAGTGGTGAAAGAAGTTTGAAGTTAGCTTCTGTCTCTAAGATTATTCCTGGACAAAGAACT GCTGTTTTCCAACGTTATCTCCGTCCTGAAAAGGACTATCTGTCTTTCTCTCTTATATACAATAACGGAAAGCGGTCCCTTGATCTG ATTTGCAAGGACAAAGTTGAGGCAGAGGTGTGGATTGCAGGATTAAAAGCATTAATATCTTCTGGTCAAGGTGGACGCTCCAAAATTGATGGATGGAGTGATGGAGGCCTCTACCTTGAT GAAAGTAGAGACTTGACGTCAAATAGTGCAAGTGACAGTTCCATTAGTGTTACACGAGATATTAGTTCTCCAGATATTTCTGTCAGTTTTAATCCAAGTACTTCTCCAAGGAGTTTTCGGCCTGAGAATTCTCCAAATTCTGATCGGTCACATGTAGCATCAGACAACACAAATATGCAAGTTAAAGGATCTGGTTCAGATGCTTTTCGGGTTAGTGTTTCCAGTGCCCCAAGCACTTCCAGTCATGGTTCTGCACCAGATGATTGTGATGCtttaggtgatgtatacataTGGGGTGAGGTCATATGTGATAATACTGTAAAGGTGGGGACTGATAAGAATGCTAATTATTTGAGCACTAGAGCAGATGTGCTTCTCCCTAGACCATTAGAGTCTAATGTAGTTTTAGATGTGCATCATATAGCCTGTGGGGTAAGGCATGCAGCATTGGTCACAAGGCAAGGCGAAGTTTTTACATGGGGTGAAGAATCTGGTGGACGGCTTGGCCATGGTGTAGGCAAGGATGTTATTCAACCTCGTCTGATTGAATCTTTGGCAGTTTCTACTGTAGATTTCGTAGCATGTGGAGAATTTCATAGTTGTGCTGTTACAATGGCTGGAGAACTCTATACATGGGGAGATGGCACGCATAATGCTGGGCTTCTTGGTCATGGCACTGATGTCAGTCACTGGATACCTAAGAGAATCTCAGGTCCACTTGAGGGACTTCAGGTTGCTTCAGTAACTTGCGGTCCATGGCATACAGCCTTGGTAACATCAACAGGGCAGCTTTTTACATTTGGTGATGGAACATTTGGTGTTTTGGGCCATGGTGACCGAGAAAATGTTGCATATCCTAGAGAAGTAGAATCTCTTTCAGGGTTGAGGACTATTGCTGTTGCATGTGGGGTGTGGCATACTGCTGCTGTAGTGGAGGTTATTGTTACACAATCTAGTGCTAGTGTTTCATCTGGGAAATTGTTTACTTGGGGTGATGGAGACAAAAATCGACTTGGACATGGAGACAAGGAACCTCGGCTTAAACCTACATGTGTGCCAGCATTAATTGATTACAATTTTCACAAAATTGCCTGTGGGCATAGTTTAACTGTTGGCTTGACCACATTAGGACATGTCTTTGCAATGGGGAGTACTGTTTATGGTCAACTTGGGAATCCTTATGCTGATGGGAAGCTACCTTGCTTGGTAGAGGATAAGCTTTCTGGAGAATCCGTTGAAGAAATTGCCTGTGGTGCATATCATGTTGCGGTTTTAACATCGAGGAATGAAGTTTACACATGGGGAAAGGGTGCCAACGGGAGGTTAGGCCATGCAGATGTTGAAGATCGTAAAACACCAACTCCAGTTGAAGCTTTGAAGGACAGACATGTGAAGTATATTGCTTGTGGGGCAAATTACACTGCTGCTATATGTCTTCATAAATGGGTATCTGGTGCTGAGCAGTCACAGTGCTCATCATGTAGACAAGCTTTTGGGTTCACGAGAAAGAGGCATAACTGCTATAATTGTGGACTTGTGCACTGCCATTCATGCAGTTCCAGAAAGGCAACAAGAGCAGCCTTAGCTCCTAATCCTGGCAAACCATATCGTGTCTGTGATTCTTGTTTTGTGAAATTAAACAAGGTATCAGAGGCTAGTAATCATAATAGGAGAAATTCTGTCCCTCGTCTTTCAGGTGAAAACAAAGATAGGTTGGACAAGGCTGAAATAAGGCTTTCAAAGTCTGCATTGCCTTCAAATATGGATTTAATTAAGCAGTTAGATAGCAAAGCAGCCAAACAAGGAAAGAAAGCTGATACGTTCTCCCTTGTTCGCTCCTCTCAAGCACCCTCTTTGTTACAGCTAAAAGATGTTGTATTGTCCAGTGCTGTTGATCTGCGAGCAAAAGTTCCAAAACCTGTTCTTACACCATCAGGAGTAAGTTCCAGGTCTGTGTCACCTTTCTCAAGGAGACCTAGCCCCCCGCGTTCTGCTACGCCTGTTCCAACAACATCAGGACTGTCATTTTCAAAAAGTATAACGGATAGTTTGAAGAAGACAAATGAGCTTTTGAATCAAGAAGTGCTTAAGTTGCGTGCACAG GTTGAGAGCCTAAGACAAAGATGTGAGTTCCAAGAATTAGAGCTTCAGAAATCAGCAAAGAAGGTACAAGATGCAATGGCATTAGCTGCAGAAGAATCTTCCAAATCTAAAGCTGCAAAAGATGTTATAAAGTTGCTTACTGCACAG CTGAAGGATATGGCTGAGAGGCTGCCACCTGGCGTATATGATGCTGAGAACATGAGGCCGGCTTACCTAACAAATGGTTTGGAGCCAAATGGTATTCATTATGCTGATGCAAATGGAGAGAGGCATTCGAGATCTGATTCCATCAGTGGAACTTCCTTGGCCTTCCCCACTGGAATTGACTCTACTTTGTCAAATGGAGCCCAGGGTCTAGCTCCTTCATTCCGGGATCCAATTCCAACCAATGGAAAGGATAACCCTCCAGATGCAAGACTTCCCAATGGTGGTGGAAATGTTCAGTCAATTAGTATTGTGTCAGAGTCTGTTGATGGGAAGGAATCTAGATCTCTTCATGATGGTGAGAATGGTGTGACATTAAGGGATTCAGCATTAGTTGCCAGCAGTAATC